TTCGTGCGGCTCGACGACTTGGAGCACCTGCTGCATACCGAGAACGGAGTGAACGAAGTGGCTGTACTGCTCGAGAATTTTGAGGTGATTCCGCCATTTGTTGAGCGTCAGCGGTCGAAGTTTGAAGAACTGGAAATTGAGCCGTGGAATGAGATCTCGCCGGAGCTGGGGTACGTCGATGAAATGATGGAGATCTTTCTGTACTTGTTTCTGGGCATTTTGTTGGCGGCCTTGTCGTTCGGCATCGTCAACACCATGCTGATGGCTGTACTTGAGCGGAAGCGCGAGTTAGGGATGTTGATGTCGGTAGGCATGAACAAAGCGCGTATTTTTGCGATGATCACCTTTGAGACCATTGCCATAGCCATAGCGGGCGGACCCCTAGGTATTGTGCTGGCATGGTTGACCATCGTTTATTTTCAATCGGTAGGACTCGATCTGAGTTTTTACGCTCAGGGACTCGAGGAGTTCGGGATCGACCCGATCGTATACCCCTACCTCGATGTACAATACTATTGGACCCTAGCCCTGATGGTGATCGTGATGGCGATCTTGGCCAGTATTTATCCGGCCCGCAAAGCACTAAAAATGAATCCCGCCGAGGCGGTACGAGCAATTTGATATGGCAGTCATTGAAACCAAAGCACTCGAAAAGACCTACCACGACGGTAGCATCGACGTACATGCCGTACGTGGGGTAGACTTGCAGATACAACTGGGTGAATTCACCGCGTTGGTTGGACCTTCGGGCTCAGGAAAGACCACTTTGCTGAATATGATCGGCGGTTTGGACGAACCCACTGAAGGAAGCGTATGGGTTGATGGAACCGACTTGAGTACTCTACGCGACAACGAACTGATCGATTTTCGTTTGCGTAAGATCGGCTTCGTGTTTCAGGCCTACAACTTGATACCGGTTTTGACCGCTACGGAGAATACCGAGTTCATTATGCTGTTGCAAAAACGCCCAAAAGAAGAACGCGAAAAGCGGGCGATGCAGTTACTTAAGGAGGTCGGGCTCGAAGATAAGTTGACCAAGCACCCCATGGAGCTTTCGGGAGGACAACAACAACGGGTAGCCGTGGCTCGAGCACTGGCTCCGAAGCCCGCCGTGATCTTAGCCGACGAGCCCACGGCGAACCTCGACAGTCAGTCGACCAACAACCTGCTCGACATCATGGCTCGACTGAATAAAGAAGAGCATATCACCTTCTTGTTCAGCACGCACGATCAGCGCGTGATCAATAGAGCTCGCCGCGTGGTGACACTGGAAGACGGAAAGATCATAAAGGATGAGACGTTTGATCGATAGAGCGACAGCAACGGCGTTTACAAAGTTCTTTTTTCTAGTTGTAGCTGTAGCTTGTGCAGTAGCTTCACATGCCCAGAATAGCCTCGAGATCGACGGTTACGTCAAACTTTTAGGTACCGGAACGAATTTAACGGAGGAGATCCCGAGTGTATTCCTGAGTGCGGCAAACCTGGAGTACACGTACTTCGATTATCAGATTCACAACCGCTTCAACTTTGAATACCGATTGGGAGAGCATTGGCGAGCTAAAGCGGGTATGCGCAACCGATTGTTTTGGGGGTATCAGACTGAGAATTTGGACGTGTTTCAATCGTCGATCGATTCGGATCCGGGCCGGTTCGACCTCAGTTACGTGTGGTTCGAAACAGATGGTATGTTCTTGCACACCATATTGGACCGAGCCTATATTGAGTATCGGACGCAAGAGTGGGAATTCACCGCGGGTCGGCAGCGCATCAACTGGGGAGTGAACACGGTTTGGAACCCAAATGATCTCTTTAACCAATACAATTACTTCGATTTCGACTACGAAGAACGTCCGGGGTCAGATGCGGTCCGCTTCACCCGATACTTGAGTTATAACTCCAAGATCGAAACAGCCGCTTCCGTGGATAGCGTTGGCGAAGTGACCGCGGCCGGACTTTACCAATTTGGAATGGGAACATACGATGTGC
This genomic interval from Flavobacteriales bacterium contains the following:
- a CDS encoding ABC transporter ATP-binding protein, which produces MAVIETKALEKTYHDGSIDVHAVRGVDLQIQLGEFTALVGPSGSGKTTLLNMIGGLDEPTEGSVWVDGTDLSTLRDNELIDFRLRKIGFVFQAYNLIPVLTATENTEFIMLLQKRPKEEREKRAMQLLKEVGLEDKLTKHPMELSGGQQQRVAVARALAPKPAVILADEPTANLDSQSTNNLLDIMARLNKEEHITFLFSTHDQRVINRARRVVTLEDGKIIKDETFDR
- a CDS encoding ABC transporter permease, giving the protein MLLKIAWRNIWRKKLRSAVVITSIVLGIWAGLFVIALSAGVNQQRKVSVIENSISHVQYHDPKFLEDRNAKWVIEDIDEVRSSIETDTTVLNYTMRGLVNGMASSARGGNGVIINGVDPEMEPNVTTIDDHVVEGTWLPPEGRYPVYLGQALAEKMNVHVRSKIVLTFQDRNSEIVAGAFRVAGIFKTVSKKYDEMNVFVRLDDLEHLLHTENGVNEVAVLLENFEVIPPFVERQRSKFEELEIEPWNEISPELGYVDEMMEIFLYLFLGILLAALSFGIVNTMLMAVLERKRELGMLMSVGMNKARIFAMITFETIAIAIAGGPLGIVLAWLTIVYFQSVGLDLSFYAQGLEEFGIDPIVYPYLDVQYYWTLALMVIVMAILASIYPARKALKMNPAEAVRAI